A single region of the Gephyromycinifex aptenodytis genome encodes:
- a CDS encoding sodium:solute symporter family transporter, which produces MTLPTIDYAVIAVYFLVMVVIGFISMRMAKTREDYLVAGRRLGFPLFFGCMAALAVGGAVTVGGAEKGYRDGIAGLWVGGSLGMGLIVLGMLVSSKLNRLRALSINEVIERNYGTAARLLGAILTIIYTVSLSVVQVVAMGSILHGILGWNLTGSMVLAGSVVVFYTFLGGMWSVTLTDIVQFVVKTLGVLILVPIFALADPRIGGFSGLLDKIPEGHLDPFAYGWMGTLYWVLLYVPGLVIGQDIWQRIFTARNEKIARTGTLLAGFYSIIYGLAAVVLGMAVAIIAPTLEVPNAAFVTGVMEFLPAGLSGLLLAAALAASMSVASGTILACSTVVYNDLFLRFVRGQRSSEPDGSALQRLEEERATHSAGHIDNDVWVNRLIALVIGVAIIGLSVAIEDIFKALDLAYGFLSGCVFVPVIASFLLKRVSPKAGLAALATSALGMIAAYTFGLTGAAAARLGEDAAGEWVIGGNIPIMIGMGLGVVVFAVVSMIDREKKPVNVAIDPNAPVLPEAS; this is translated from the coding sequence GTGACTCTTCCCACCATCGATTACGCCGTCATCGCGGTGTATTTCCTGGTCATGGTCGTCATCGGGTTCATCTCGATGCGCATGGCAAAGACTCGCGAAGACTATCTGGTAGCCGGTCGACGACTGGGTTTCCCGCTCTTCTTCGGCTGTATGGCGGCCCTGGCCGTGGGCGGTGCAGTGACGGTCGGCGGTGCCGAGAAGGGCTACCGCGACGGCATCGCGGGTCTGTGGGTGGGTGGCAGCCTCGGGATGGGCCTCATCGTGCTCGGGATGCTGGTGAGCTCGAAGCTGAACCGGTTGCGGGCGCTTTCGATCAACGAGGTCATCGAACGCAACTACGGCACTGCAGCCCGGCTGCTCGGCGCCATCCTCACCATCATCTACACCGTCTCGCTGTCAGTGGTGCAAGTGGTGGCGATGGGTTCGATCCTGCACGGGATCCTGGGTTGGAACCTGACCGGATCGATGGTGCTGGCCGGGTCGGTCGTCGTCTTCTACACCTTCCTCGGTGGCATGTGGTCGGTGACGCTCACCGACATCGTGCAGTTCGTCGTCAAGACCCTCGGCGTGCTCATCCTGGTGCCGATCTTCGCCCTGGCCGACCCGCGGATCGGTGGGTTCTCCGGGTTGCTGGACAAGATTCCCGAAGGTCACCTCGACCCGTTCGCCTACGGCTGGATGGGCACCCTGTACTGGGTGCTGCTTTACGTACCCGGTCTGGTTATCGGGCAAGACATCTGGCAGCGAATCTTCACCGCCCGCAACGAGAAGATCGCCCGCACGGGAACGTTGCTGGCCGGTTTCTACTCGATCATCTACGGACTGGCGGCCGTCGTCCTCGGCATGGCTGTGGCGATCATCGCCCCCACGCTCGAAGTCCCCAACGCCGCCTTCGTCACCGGCGTGATGGAGTTCCTGCCCGCCGGTCTGTCCGGGTTGTTGTTGGCCGCGGCGCTGGCTGCCAGCATGTCGGTCGCCAGCGGCACGATCCTGGCCTGCTCCACCGTGGTGTACAACGACCTGTTCCTGCGCTTCGTGCGCGGGCAGCGTAGCTCCGAACCGGACGGCAGCGCCCTGCAGCGGCTGGAGGAAGAGCGAGCAACCCACTCGGCGGGCCACATCGATAACGATGTGTGGGTCAACCGGTTGATCGCGCTCGTCATCGGCGTGGCCATCATCGGGCTGTCGGTCGCCATCGAGGACATCTTCAAGGCCCTCGACTTGGCTTACGGCTTCCTGTCCGGGTGTGTGTTCGTACCGGTCATCGCATCGTTCCTGCTCAAGCGGGTCAGCCCGAAGGCAGGTCTGGCGGCGCTGGCGACGAGCGCGCTGGGAATGATCGCCGCCTACACCTTCGGGTTGACCGGCGCTGCTGCTGCTCGTCTGGGTGAGGACGCTGCCGGGGAGTGGGTCATCGGCGGCAACATCCCGATCATGATCGGGATGGGGCTCGGCGTCGTGGTCTTCGCTGTGGTCTCGATGATCGACCGGGAGAAGAAGCCGGTCAACGTGGCCATCGACCCGAACGCGCCGGTGCTGCCGGAGGCAAGCTGA
- a CDS encoding histidine phosphatase family protein, translating to MRLLLVRHGQTTSNVGHKLDTAEPGADLTELGRQQAQAIPAALAEENVHSVYVSNLVRTQQTAAPLLEHLGMQAQVRTGIREISAGELEMRNDEEAIQEYIDVVFGWHRDPERRLRGGENGTEVLARYAEGVAEAEAEAPEGAVVFVSHGAVIRVWAAARADNIDGDFAATHWLSNTAMVVMEGSSATGWTVTNWLEEPLGGPEVMDREHTGPAGEPEHEMGD from the coding sequence ATGCGGCTCCTTCTTGTGCGACACGGTCAGACCACGTCCAACGTCGGGCACAAGCTCGACACTGCCGAGCCCGGCGCCGACCTCACCGAACTGGGGCGCCAGCAGGCTCAGGCCATCCCCGCTGCGCTGGCGGAAGAGAACGTCCACAGCGTCTACGTCTCGAACCTGGTGCGCACCCAGCAGACGGCTGCGCCGCTGTTGGAACACTTGGGTATGCAAGCGCAGGTGCGCACCGGGATCCGTGAGATCTCCGCCGGTGAGCTCGAGATGCGTAATGACGAAGAGGCCATCCAGGAATACATCGACGTCGTCTTCGGCTGGCATCGCGATCCGGAGCGGCGGTTGCGCGGCGGTGAGAACGGCACCGAAGTGCTGGCCCGTTACGCCGAGGGCGTGGCCGAAGCCGAAGCTGAGGCGCCGGAGGGCGCTGTCGTCTTCGTCTCGCACGGGGCGGTGATCCGGGTGTGGGCGGCGGCTCGCGCCGACAACATCGATGGTGATTTCGCCGCGACGCATTGGCTCTCCAACACCGCCATGGTCGTCATGGAGGGCAGCAGCGCCACCGGCTGGACGGTGACCAACTGGCTGGAGGAGCCGTTGGGTGGACCGGAAGTGATGGATCGGGAGCACACCGGTCCGGCAGGTGAACCCGAGCACGAAATGGGCGACTAG
- a CDS encoding potassium channel family protein — MDKKRKAVAESVLVVGLGRFGSAVASSLVGMDKEVMAIDSNALLVQRWSNELTHVVQADTTDEEALRQLGVASFDRAVVAIGSDIEASVLTVLALAEAGVQEIWAKAITSKHGKILERVGAHHVVYPERAMGLRVAHQIVGSMEDFMEFEGGYALARIAAPTITWGVPLGKSDIRSRHRITVVGIKKRAQGFSYADQETIPRAGDELIISGSVRAVEKFSSLPHSTG, encoded by the coding sequence TTGGATAAAAAACGTAAGGCCGTCGCTGAGTCGGTCCTCGTCGTCGGGTTGGGCCGCTTCGGTAGCGCGGTGGCCAGCTCCCTGGTCGGCATGGACAAAGAGGTCATGGCTATCGACTCCAACGCTTTGCTGGTGCAGCGTTGGTCCAACGAATTGACCCACGTCGTCCAGGCCGACACCACCGACGAAGAGGCGCTGCGGCAGCTGGGGGTGGCCTCCTTCGACCGCGCCGTCGTCGCCATCGGTTCCGACATCGAAGCCAGTGTGCTGACCGTGCTCGCCTTGGCGGAGGCGGGGGTGCAGGAGATCTGGGCCAAGGCCATAACGAGCAAGCACGGCAAGATCCTGGAACGGGTCGGCGCTCACCACGTCGTCTACCCCGAGCGAGCGATGGGCCTGCGGGTCGCCCACCAGATTGTGGGTTCCATGGAGGACTTCATGGAGTTCGAGGGCGGCTACGCCCTGGCTCGCATCGCCGCGCCGACGATTACCTGGGGAGTTCCCTTGGGTAAGTCCGACATTCGCAGTCGCCACCGCATCACCGTCGTGGGGATCAAAAAGCGTGCCCAGGGCTTCAGCTACGCCGACCAAGAGACGATCCCGCGCGCGGGCGACGAGCTGATCATCTCGGGTTCGGTTCGTGCCGTGGAGAAGTTCTCTTCCCTGCCGCACAGCACCGGCTGA
- a CDS encoding TrkH family potassium uptake protein: MELKRTLAVPARIVPLAFLAAITTGTLLLMLPIAHVSGVVDPIAAAFTAVSATCVTGLIVVDTPTYWTTFGQVVIMLLIQVGGFGIMTLATLLTLLVSGRLPLASSLVAQAETHTLALGDVATVLRRVLISVAAAEGFIAVLLTIRFRTVYDEHLSTALWHGIFHAISAFNNAGFALYSDNMVGFVSDPWIILPICTAIIAGGIGFPVFFELRTRWRHPSSWTAHTRLTVVGYTTLLIVGVLTFVAFEWNNPGTLGPLGLDGKIIGSVAGGVFPRTAGFNSIDYGQIRPETLVINLVLMFVGGGSAGTAGGVKVTTFFLLAFVILAEMRGEEQVRIGSRAIAPRAQRQALSVALLGAGVVGTATIALVMVTSQPLERVVFETVSAFGTVGLSMNLTPELSTPARLVVMAVMFCGRVGTITVASALAFSSSRRMYHLPEEHPIVG; this comes from the coding sequence GTGGAGCTGAAACGCACGCTTGCGGTGCCGGCACGCATCGTTCCGCTGGCTTTTCTTGCGGCCATCACAACCGGGACGTTGCTGCTGATGCTGCCCATCGCGCACGTCTCCGGCGTGGTCGACCCGATCGCTGCGGCCTTCACGGCGGTGTCCGCGACCTGTGTCACCGGACTGATCGTCGTGGATACCCCCACCTACTGGACCACCTTCGGCCAGGTCGTCATCATGCTCCTCATTCAGGTGGGCGGCTTCGGGATCATGACACTGGCCACCCTGCTCACCCTGCTCGTGAGCGGACGGCTGCCGCTAGCGAGTTCGCTGGTGGCCCAGGCGGAGACGCACACCCTGGCGTTGGGTGACGTTGCCACCGTGCTGCGGCGCGTCCTGATCAGTGTGGCCGCTGCGGAGGGTTTCATCGCGGTGCTGCTGACGATCCGGTTCCGCACCGTCTACGACGAGCACCTCTCGACCGCGCTGTGGCACGGCATCTTCCACGCCATCTCAGCCTTCAACAATGCCGGCTTCGCGTTGTACAGCGACAACATGGTCGGGTTCGTCTCGGACCCGTGGATCATCCTGCCGATCTGCACCGCGATCATCGCCGGTGGTATCGGCTTCCCGGTCTTCTTCGAGTTGCGTACCCGGTGGCGTCACCCATCGTCCTGGACGGCACACACCCGCCTCACGGTCGTCGGGTACACGACCCTGCTCATCGTCGGGGTGCTCACCTTCGTGGCCTTCGAGTGGAACAACCCGGGCACGCTGGGGCCGCTGGGTCTGGACGGCAAGATCATCGGCTCCGTGGCCGGTGGTGTCTTCCCTCGCACTGCGGGCTTCAACAGCATCGACTACGGCCAGATCCGCCCGGAGACCCTCGTCATCAACCTCGTGCTGATGTTCGTGGGCGGTGGCAGCGCCGGAACGGCCGGCGGGGTGAAGGTCACCACGTTCTTCCTGCTCGCCTTCGTCATCCTGGCCGAGATGCGCGGTGAGGAGCAGGTGCGCATCGGTTCGCGCGCGATCGCCCCCCGCGCTCAGCGTCAGGCGCTTAGCGTCGCGCTCCTAGGAGCGGGGGTGGTGGGGACCGCCACCATCGCCTTGGTCATGGTCACCTCCCAGCCCCTCGAGCGAGTCGTGTTTGAGACGGTGTCGGCGTTCGGCACAGTGGGGCTGTCGATGAACCTCACCCCGGAACTGTCAACCCCGGCACGTCTGGTTGTGATGGCGGTGATGTTCTGCGGCAGGGTGGGAACCATCACGGTCGCTTCGGCGCTGGCGTTCTCGTCATCTCGCCGCATGTACCACCTCCCGGAGGAGCACCCCATTGTTGGATAA
- a CDS encoding TrkH family potassium uptake protein — protein sequence MARGVVSRLLNRPVRLVPAAFFGVILLGTLLLLVPAAHADGHVRPLAAAFTAVSATCITGLTVVDTATYWTPYGQAVIMLLTQMGGFGIMSIATLLAILVKGHIELSGTLAVQTETQAQTLGQARRIVVRIAGSMLIAESIAAVLLTLRFWIHGGMPFPRALWHGAFYACMAFTNAGFALHSDSIMSFVLDPYLIVVMCLTVLAGSVGYPVFWELLKGWRRPHYWTVHTRLTVYGFAVLFTVMFFAFLVFEWQNPDTIGSMPVHQKLSAAMAGAVMPRSAGFNIVDYGLVQDETIITTIAMMFIGGGSAGTSGGIKVSTFFLLAFLLLAVSRGERDVTVAHRRIGDETLRQAVTVALLAVACVVSGTMILAMLTDLPLEAVLFDVNSAFGTVGLSMGITPELPPGGQLTLMVLMFLGRVGTFTVASALALRTATRHYHLPEERPIVG from the coding sequence ATGGCGCGCGGTGTCGTCTCACGGCTGCTGAACCGCCCGGTGCGGCTGGTCCCGGCCGCGTTCTTCGGAGTCATCCTGCTCGGCACGCTGTTGCTGCTCGTGCCTGCTGCGCACGCGGACGGGCACGTGCGGCCGTTGGCGGCCGCCTTCACCGCCGTCTCGGCGACCTGCATCACCGGCCTCACCGTGGTCGACACGGCGACCTACTGGACGCCGTACGGACAGGCGGTCATCATGCTGCTCACCCAGATGGGTGGGTTCGGCATCATGTCGATCGCGACCCTGCTGGCCATCCTGGTCAAGGGCCACATCGAGCTGTCGGGCACGTTGGCGGTCCAGACCGAGACGCAGGCGCAGACACTCGGTCAGGCTCGGCGGATCGTCGTACGCATCGCCGGGAGCATGCTCATCGCCGAGTCGATCGCGGCGGTGCTGCTCACACTCCGGTTCTGGATCCACGGTGGTATGCCCTTCCCCCGGGCGCTGTGGCACGGCGCTTTCTACGCCTGCATGGCGTTCACCAACGCCGGTTTCGCCCTGCATAGCGACAGCATCATGAGCTTCGTCTTGGACCCGTACCTCATCGTCGTCATGTGCCTGACCGTGCTGGCCGGCAGCGTCGGCTACCCCGTCTTCTGGGAGTTGCTCAAAGGCTGGCGCCGACCCCACTACTGGACGGTGCACACCAGGCTCACCGTCTACGGGTTCGCGGTGCTTTTCACGGTGATGTTCTTCGCCTTCCTCGTCTTCGAGTGGCAGAACCCGGACACCATCGGTTCGATGCCGGTGCACCAGAAACTGTCCGCCGCGATGGCCGGGGCGGTCATGCCGCGCTCGGCGGGGTTCAACATCGTCGACTACGGGCTTGTCCAGGACGAGACGATCATCACCACGATCGCGATGATGTTCATCGGAGGCGGCAGCGCCGGCACCTCAGGGGGCATCAAGGTCTCGACGTTCTTCCTGCTCGCCTTCCTACTGCTGGCGGTTAGCCGGGGTGAACGCGATGTCACCGTCGCGCACCGGCGCATCGGGGATGAGACCCTGCGTCAGGCGGTCACGGTGGCACTGTTGGCGGTGGCGTGCGTCGTCAGCGGCACGATGATTCTGGCGATGTTGACCGACCTACCGTTGGAAGCCGTGCTTTTCGACGTGAACTCCGCCTTCGGCACGGTTGGCCTCTCGATGGGAATCACCCCCGAGTTGCCCCCGGGCGGCCAGTTGACCTTGATGGTGTTGATGTTCCTGGGGCGGGTCGGCACCTTCACGGTGGCCTCAGCGCTGGCATTGCGCACTGCCACTCGGCATTACCATCTTCCCGAGGAACGTCCCATCGTGGGATGA
- the mgrA gene encoding L-glyceraldehyde 3-phosphate reductase, protein MSEYCAAPGRYDEMTYRFCGNSGLQLSAISLGLWQNFGDDTPHEVQRAIVRRAFDRGVTHFDLANNYGPPYGQAELNFGRMLTQDLAPYRDEIIISTKAGWDMWPGPYGQGGGSRKYLLASLDQSLRRLGVDYVDIFYSHRFDPQTPIEETMRALDQAVRSGKALYAGISSYSATKTREAAVIARELGTPLLIHQPSYNLLNRWSEEQNLLDELEAQGMGCIAFSALAQGVLTDRYLDGVPADSRAARAGSLKKENLDEATMSHVRNLNEVAKERGQTLAQMAIAWVLRDPRMTSTVLGTSSLEQLDMNLDALANLEFSQAELQRIETDAVDCGLNLWAAQTAE, encoded by the coding sequence ATGAGCGAGTACTGCGCGGCGCCCGGGCGCTACGACGAGATGACCTACCGCTTCTGTGGGAACAGCGGCCTGCAACTGTCGGCGATCAGCCTGGGGCTGTGGCAGAACTTCGGCGACGACACTCCGCACGAGGTGCAGCGCGCCATCGTGCGCCGTGCCTTCGACAGGGGAGTCACCCATTTCGACCTCGCCAACAACTACGGCCCGCCCTACGGCCAAGCCGAACTCAACTTCGGACGGATGCTCACCCAGGACCTGGCCCCCTACCGCGACGAGATCATCATCTCCACCAAAGCCGGTTGGGACATGTGGCCCGGCCCGTACGGACAAGGCGGCGGCTCGCGTAAGTATCTGCTGGCCAGCCTGGACCAGTCGCTGCGACGGCTCGGCGTCGACTACGTCGACATCTTCTACTCTCACCGCTTCGACCCCCAGACCCCCATCGAGGAGACGATGCGGGCCCTGGACCAGGCGGTGCGCTCCGGCAAGGCGCTGTATGCCGGGATCTCCAGCTACTCGGCGACCAAGACGCGCGAGGCAGCCGTGATCGCTCGTGAGCTGGGCACGCCGCTGCTCATCCACCAACCGAGTTACAACCTGCTGAACCGGTGGAGCGAGGAGCAGAACCTGCTGGATGAGCTGGAGGCGCAGGGGATGGGCTGCATCGCCTTCTCTGCGCTGGCCCAGGGCGTACTCACCGACCGCTACCTGGATGGGGTGCCGGCCGACTCGCGCGCCGCGCGAGCAGGGTCGCTGAAGAAGGAGAACCTTGACGAAGCGACGATGAGCCACGTCCGGAACCTGAACGAGGTCGCCAAGGAGCGCGGCCAGACCCTGGCGCAGATGGCCATCGCGTGGGTGCTGCGCGATCCCCGGATGACCTCGACCGTGCTGGGTACAAGCAGCCTGGAGCAACTCGACATGAACCTCGACGCGCTGGCGAACCTGGAGTTCTCGCAAGCGGAACTGCAGCGGATCGAAACGGACGCCGTCGACTGCGGGTTGAACCTGTGGGCGGCGCAGACGGCGGAGTGA
- the yaaA gene encoding peroxide stress protein YaaA, giving the protein MLTLLSPAKSLDLDSRLPTRKHTQPRMLSESEKLVEVMRGKSPEDLSDLMGISPELAELNVERFAQFSTPFTPKNARPAVFMFAGDVYQGLDAARRFDARDFTEAQKTLRILSGLYGLLRPLDLVQAYRLEMGTRLATERGDSLYQWWGSQLTEQVQADLADSPGPDVVVDLASQEYSSVLDLDGLDARVIAPRFEDQGPKGDWKVISFSAKRARGLMAGWIVQNRVRSARALTDFDEGGYCYEAALSEPDVPVFRRPRQRA; this is encoded by the coding sequence GTGCTCACGTTGCTGTCTCCGGCCAAGTCTCTCGATCTCGACTCCCGCCTCCCAACCCGCAAACACACCCAGCCGCGGATGTTGTCGGAGTCCGAAAAGCTCGTCGAGGTGATGCGGGGCAAGAGCCCCGAGGATCTCAGCGACCTGATGGGTATCTCCCCGGAATTGGCCGAGCTCAACGTCGAACGGTTCGCCCAGTTCAGCACCCCGTTCACGCCGAAGAACGCTCGCCCGGCGGTGTTCATGTTCGCCGGTGACGTCTATCAGGGGCTGGATGCCGCGCGCCGGTTCGACGCTCGTGACTTCACCGAGGCGCAGAAGACCCTGCGGATCCTCTCCGGCCTGTACGGGCTGTTGCGCCCGTTGGACCTGGTGCAGGCCTACCGCCTGGAGATGGGCACCCGGTTGGCGACCGAACGCGGGGACTCGCTCTATCAGTGGTGGGGCTCGCAGCTCACCGAACAGGTGCAGGCCGACCTGGCGGATTCGCCCGGTCCCGACGTCGTCGTCGACCTGGCCTCTCAGGAGTACAGCAGTGTGCTGGACCTGGACGGGTTGGACGCCCGCGTCATCGCCCCCCGCTTCGAGGACCAGGGACCCAAAGGTGACTGGAAGGTCATCTCCTTCTCGGCCAAGCGCGCCCGGGGGCTGATGGCCGGTTGGATCGTGCAGAACCGGGTTCGGTCAGCGCGGGCGCTGACCGATTTCGACGAAGGTGGCTACTGCTACGAAGCCGCCCTCTCCGAGCCCGATGTGCCGGTCTTCCGACGTCCACGCCAGAGAGCCTGA
- a CDS encoding L-serine ammonia-lyase, which produces MALSVFDLFSVGIGPSSSHTVGPMRAAHTFVEGLRDSGRLTPTTRVRAELFGSLGATGHGHGTATAVLLGLSGEKPELVDPRSVAGELQRIRSTGRLRLLGEHEISFDEDNDLILHRNRSLPLHPNGMTFFAFDEAGHQIADRTSYSIGGGFVVGEGADGNTAIVEDQTPVAFPFHSGEELLAQCRDNGMSIAGVMLANELSWRPETQVREGLLHIWSVMCECIDAGSHTEGVLPGGLRVRRRAPDLYRRLQLETDSVDPLRGMDWLTLYALAVNEENAAGGRIVTAPTNGAAGIIPAVLRYYRTFVPGASDEGVIRFLLTAGAIGTIYKENASISGAEVGCQGEVGSACSMAAAGMAEVLGGTPDQVENAAEIGMEHNLGLTCDPVGGLVQIPCIERNAVAAVKAVTAARTALRGDGRQVVSLDKVVRTMRQTGADMKDKYKETARGGLAVNVIEC; this is translated from the coding sequence ATGGCGCTCAGCGTGTTCGACCTGTTCTCCGTTGGTATCGGGCCTTCGAGCTCCCACACCGTCGGCCCGATGCGGGCGGCCCACACTTTCGTCGAAGGGCTTCGTGACTCCGGCCGACTCACCCCCACCACGCGGGTCCGGGCCGAGCTGTTCGGTTCCCTCGGGGCCACCGGGCACGGGCACGGCACGGCGACCGCAGTATTGCTGGGGCTCAGTGGGGAGAAACCGGAGCTGGTTGATCCGCGCAGCGTGGCCGGGGAACTCCAGCGGATCCGCAGCACCGGGCGGTTGCGGCTGTTGGGCGAGCACGAGATCAGCTTCGACGAGGACAACGACCTGATCCTGCACCGCAACCGCAGCCTGCCCCTGCACCCCAACGGCATGACCTTCTTCGCCTTCGACGAGGCCGGGCATCAGATCGCCGACCGCACCTCCTACTCCATCGGCGGCGGCTTCGTCGTCGGGGAGGGCGCGGACGGCAACACCGCTATCGTCGAGGATCAGACGCCGGTGGCATTCCCGTTCCACAGCGGTGAAGAGCTGCTCGCCCAATGCCGCGACAACGGCATGTCCATCGCGGGCGTGATGCTGGCCAACGAGTTGTCCTGGCGGCCCGAGACGCAGGTTCGTGAAGGTCTGCTGCACATCTGGTCGGTGATGTGCGAGTGCATCGATGCAGGTTCGCACACCGAGGGTGTGCTGCCCGGGGGACTTCGGGTCCGCCGACGCGCCCCGGATCTGTACCGGAGGCTGCAACTTGAGACCGACAGCGTGGACCCGCTGCGCGGAATGGACTGGTTGACGCTGTACGCCCTGGCGGTCAACGAGGAGAACGCCGCAGGTGGCCGGATCGTCACCGCCCCGACCAACGGCGCCGCCGGCATCATTCCGGCCGTGCTGCGCTACTACCGGACCTTCGTTCCGGGAGCCAGCGATGAAGGCGTCATCCGGTTCCTGCTCACAGCCGGTGCCATCGGAACCATCTACAAGGAGAACGCCTCGATCTCTGGCGCCGAAGTGGGCTGCCAGGGCGAGGTCGGCTCTGCCTGCTCGATGGCTGCTGCCGGGATGGCCGAAGTCCTCGGCGGTACCCCGGACCAGGTGGAGAACGCCGCCGAGATCGGCATGGAACACAATCTCGGGCTCACCTGCGACCCGGTCGGCGGACTCGTGCAGATTCCGTGCATCGAGCGCAACGCGGTGGCTGCGGTCAAGGCCGTCACTGCGGCGCGCACGGCACTACGCGGCGACGGGCGCCAGGTCGTCTCACTGGACAAAGTGGTGCGCACGATGCGCCAGACCGGGGCCGACATGAAGGACAAGTACAAGGAGACTGCGCGCGGCGGCCTGGCCGTCAACGTCATCGAGTGCTGA
- a CDS encoding mandelate racemase/muconate lactonizing enzyme family protein, which translates to MNVVAARLWAIELPLREPFVVAYGRWEAMPAVIVELIDEQGRSGWGEGVPDEIVTAEHLHGTFEILRRLLLPRIVGCRVADIEAVHARMDAVISGNTAAKAAIDLALHDLLGQAGGLPVYDLVGGRSNTELSYPRVVPIGDPAAMAEQAALAVGSGYASVKIKVGQGDPRLDVERVHAVSQAVADRVPIRVDANQGWQRPDVAIRAIRAMSGCGVCWVEEPIRAGDIAGLAEVRRAVEVPIMADETCHGPESLLAIIAARAADLVNIKLMKTGGIHPALAMCQLAHAAGLRVQIGSMVESSLGSAAGYHVATARGGVVSTELTGPLLFSREIGDLRYEPPLVHLSQQPGLGVSVDVEAVAELSVAHAEVGATAAR; encoded by the coding sequence ATGAACGTCGTCGCTGCCCGTCTCTGGGCCATCGAATTGCCGTTGCGTGAGCCGTTCGTGGTGGCTTACGGCAGGTGGGAGGCGATGCCTGCGGTCATCGTGGAACTCATCGATGAGCAGGGGCGCAGCGGGTGGGGCGAAGGGGTGCCCGACGAGATCGTCACCGCCGAGCACCTGCATGGCACGTTCGAGATCCTGCGGCGACTGCTGCTGCCGCGGATCGTCGGCTGCCGCGTCGCCGACATCGAAGCCGTGCACGCCAGGATGGACGCAGTCATCAGCGGAAACACCGCCGCCAAGGCGGCGATCGACCTGGCCTTGCACGACCTACTCGGCCAGGCGGGCGGCCTACCCGTGTACGACCTGGTCGGTGGGCGCAGCAACACCGAGTTGAGCTACCCGCGGGTGGTGCCCATCGGCGACCCGGCGGCGATGGCAGAGCAAGCGGCGCTCGCGGTGGGCAGCGGGTACGCCAGCGTCAAGATCAAAGTGGGGCAAGGCGATCCGCGACTGGACGTGGAGCGGGTGCATGCGGTCTCGCAGGCCGTAGCCGACCGGGTTCCAATCCGGGTGGACGCCAACCAGGGGTGGCAACGCCCGGATGTGGCGATCCGGGCCATCCGAGCGATGTCCGGCTGCGGGGTGTGCTGGGTGGAGGAACCCATCCGGGCCGGGGACATCGCGGGGCTGGCCGAAGTCCGCCGCGCGGTCGAGGTGCCGATCATGGCCGACGAGACCTGCCACGGGCCGGAGTCGCTGCTGGCCATCATCGCGGCGCGAGCGGCGGACCTGGTCAACATCAAGCTGATGAAGACCGGTGGCATCCACCCGGCGCTGGCGATGTGCCAGCTTGCCCACGCGGCGGGCCTGCGGGTGCAGATCGGATCGATGGTGGAGTCCTCCCTCGGCTCAGCGGCCGGCTACCACGTGGCCACCGCCCGGGGCGGTGTCGTCTCTACCGAACTCACCGGACCGTTGCTGTTCTCCCGCGAGATCGGTGACCTGCGCTACGAGCCGCCGCTGGTCCACCTGAGCCAACAGCCCGGTCTTGGGGTGAGCGTCGATGTCGAGGCGGTCGCCGAGCTGTCGGTGGCCCACGCCGAGGTCGGCGCGACCGCGGCTCGCTGA